The following coding sequences lie in one Apium graveolens cultivar Ventura chromosome 3, ASM990537v1, whole genome shotgun sequence genomic window:
- the LOC141715152 gene encoding uncharacterized protein LOC141715152: protein MEKAFTLTQVNDGLKPTMRVIFLRVRKLIWWESTRALEGEGPVSSTRFTELFLEKYFPDYLQNQLEVEFLELKQGEKSLAEYEAKFTELARFVPEYVNSEAQKAKRFQQGLKPEIHSGVLTLQLKAYPSLFRPL, encoded by the coding sequence atggaaaaagcttttACCCTCACCCAAGTAAATGATGGTCTTAAACCGACTATGCGAGTTATTTTCTTAAGGGTGAGGAAACTTATTTGGTGGGAGTCCACTCGtgctttggaaggagaaggtccCGTTTCTTCGACCAGGTTTAcagagttatttttggaaaagtattttccggATTATTTGCAAAATCAATTGGAGGTTGAGTTTCTGGAACTGAAGCAGGGTGAAAAGAGTTTGGcggaatatgaggccaagtttacggaattggcccgaTTCGTACCCGAGTATGTGAATTCTGAAGCTCAGAAAGCAAAGAGATTTCAGCAGGGATTGAAGCCCGAAATCCACAGTGGAGTTCTCACTTTGCAACTCAAGGCATATCCCTCATTGTTCAGGCCGCTCTAG